A genomic window from Cryobacterium sp. SO2 includes:
- a CDS encoding VOC family protein: MSEPTSPPPAPVRQLRLVVETEDLDAAVSFYRDVLGLTERESYEGEVDARVVILNAGIATLELSNPAQVRLIDRVEAEGRPSARLRIAFEVDDTAATTDRLVDAGAVLIATPRETPWRSINSRMDAPAGLQVTLFQELDAGALPEDAPDFST; encoded by the coding sequence ATGAGCGAACCCACCAGTCCCCCACCCGCGCCGGTTCGGCAACTGCGTCTCGTCGTCGAGACCGAGGACCTCGATGCCGCCGTCTCCTTCTACCGAGACGTGCTGGGCCTGACCGAACGGGAGTCCTACGAAGGTGAGGTCGACGCCCGGGTGGTGATCCTCAACGCAGGCATCGCCACCCTCGAACTTTCCAACCCCGCGCAGGTGCGCCTCATCGACCGGGTGGAGGCCGAGGGCCGGCCCAGCGCACGCCTCCGCATCGCCTTCGAGGTGGACGACACCGCCGCCACGACCGACCGGCTCGTCGACGCCGGCGCGGTCCTCATCGCCACGCCCCGCGAAACGCCGTGGCGCTCGATCAACTCCAGAATGGATGCGCCGGCCGGGCTGCAGGTCACTCTGTTCCAGGAGCTGGATGCCGGGGCCCTGCCTGAGGATGCGCCCGACTTCTCGACCTGA
- a CDS encoding phosphohydrolase: MTLSTAPSGTDPEDAEGDGVHKPAAGSLEAAIALARAAHAGQVDKLGVDYIEHPLGVMDRVHTVREKTVAVLHDVVEDTPVTLDDLRAQGFEESLVLAVDALTKRAGEPLAASMARVAADPLALVVKHADLAHNANPARQAALPPETRERLTAKYEESARLLGTTLSALLGP, translated from the coding sequence ATGACACTCAGCACCGCCCCATCCGGCACCGACCCAGAGGATGCCGAGGGCGACGGTGTGCATAAACCGGCGGCCGGCAGCCTGGAGGCGGCGATCGCGCTGGCCCGGGCGGCGCATGCGGGGCAGGTCGACAAGCTCGGGGTGGACTACATCGAGCATCCGCTGGGCGTGATGGACCGGGTGCACACCGTGCGCGAGAAGACCGTGGCCGTGCTGCACGACGTGGTCGAAGACACCCCGGTGACCCTCGATGACCTGCGCGCGCAAGGCTTCGAGGAGAGCCTCGTGCTGGCCGTGGATGCGCTGACCAAACGGGCCGGGGAACCCCTCGCGGCGTCGATGGCCCGGGTGGCCGCCGACCCGCTGGCGCTCGTCGTGAAGCACGCCGACCTTGCCCACAACGCGAACCCCGCACGCCAGGCCGCGCTGCCCCCGGAGACGCGCGAGCGGCTGACGGCCAAATACGAGGAGTCGGCGCGGCTGCTCGGCACGACACTGTCGGCGCTACTCGGCCCCTGA
- a CDS encoding heme-binding protein, protein MTEQQPYDVVQSFDEFELRRYPEHVLAEVVVTGAFDDVGNRAFRYLFAYISGENISRSRVAMTAPVVQDAVSSRIAMTAPVVQQPVDGAEGSFRVAFVLPAGLTAETAPRPTDPQVNLRTVAGSVVAVTRYRGRWTQDGYTRHLQELRSAIAEAGLRSTGEPRFARFDPPFKPAFMRRNEVMIDIAEVGDDNGTPPPADGARGA, encoded by the coding sequence GTGACCGAGCAACAGCCCTACGACGTGGTGCAGAGCTTCGACGAGTTCGAACTGCGCCGCTACCCCGAACATGTGCTCGCCGAAGTGGTCGTGACCGGGGCGTTCGATGACGTCGGCAACAGGGCCTTCCGCTACCTCTTCGCCTACATCAGCGGAGAGAACATCTCCCGCAGCCGGGTGGCGATGACCGCGCCCGTGGTGCAGGATGCGGTGTCGTCGCGTATCGCGATGACCGCGCCGGTCGTGCAGCAGCCGGTGGACGGCGCCGAGGGCAGTTTTCGGGTGGCGTTCGTGCTGCCCGCGGGCCTCACGGCCGAGACCGCGCCGCGCCCGACCGACCCGCAGGTGAACCTTCGCACCGTGGCCGGGAGCGTTGTGGCGGTGACCCGGTATCGCGGGCGCTGGACCCAGGACGGCTACACCCGGCATCTGCAGGAGCTGAGATCGGCCATTGCCGAAGCCGGGCTCAGGTCGACGGGTGAGCCGAGATTCGCCCGGTTCGATCCGCCGTTCAAGCCCGCCTTCATGCGCCGCAACGAGGTGATGATCGATATCGCCGAGGTCGGAGACGACAACGGCACCCCGCCGCCGGCTGATGGTGCTCGCGGGGCGTGA
- a CDS encoding dihydrofolate reductase family protein, translated as MTIVTCDIGVSTDGYAAGPNQSLEHPIGDGSEHLHRWMFERPDENAAEIAAILDAGAFIMGRNMFTPYRGEWDYDWQGWWGDEPPYHAPVFVLTHYPREPLVMAGGTTFYFVTEGIESAMEQARAAAGDKPVAIAGGASTVRQYLSAGLIDELRLHIAPLVLGAGEPVLTPADDFGLELVSSVEKEFVTHVTYRVRH; from the coding sequence ATGACCATTGTGACCTGCGACATCGGGGTGTCCACCGACGGCTACGCGGCGGGCCCGAACCAGAGCCTCGAGCACCCGATCGGCGACGGTAGCGAACACCTGCACCGCTGGATGTTCGAGCGGCCCGACGAGAACGCCGCGGAGATCGCGGCGATCCTGGATGCGGGCGCCTTCATCATGGGCCGCAACATGTTCACCCCCTACCGCGGCGAGTGGGACTACGACTGGCAGGGCTGGTGGGGCGACGAACCGCCGTACCACGCGCCGGTTTTCGTGCTCACCCACTATCCGCGTGAGCCGCTCGTGATGGCGGGCGGCACCACGTTCTACTTCGTCACCGAGGGCATCGAGTCGGCAATGGAGCAGGCTCGCGCCGCGGCGGGAGACAAGCCGGTGGCGATCGCCGGCGGCGCATCCACCGTGCGGCAGTACCTGTCGGCCGGGCTGATCGACGAGCTGCGGCTGCACATCGCGCCGCTGGTGCTCGGCGCCGGCGAGCCGGTGCTCACGCCCGCGGATGACTTCGGCCTGGAACTGGTGAGCTCGGTGGAGAAGGAGTTCGTGACCCACGTCACCTACCGCGTGCGGCACTGA
- a CDS encoding elongation factor G-like protein EF-G2, with product MTGKGTQDAAKGRGGAEQRRASASGAPVDQPEKIRNVALVGRSGAGKTLLAEALLAATGALTRLGSIEAGSTVSDSDPSEIHQQRSVTLSVLPLAVAEIKVNLLDTPGYADFIGELRAGLRAADAALFVVSAVDGVDAATTALWAECDRIGMPRAVVISRIDHPRASYDAVLAACQDAFGAAVLPLAVPIRHGGSITGLLSLLTGTVSERSDDVAQETGGRPATADERADAEPARATLIEGIIAESEDETLLDRYLGGAEIALDTLTADLEIAVARGRFYPVLATAAETGVGLGELLDLLTGAFPTPLERALPVVTDLDGHPVGPVACDPNGPLVGEVVRTTIDSFLGRVCLVRIFSGTLREDSIVHIGGHGLTDRGHQDHDSDERVTHLQSPLGATLRPVPYCVAGDICALTRLTDAETGDTVSDRENPVLVEAWEMPEPLMPVAVQGEAHSDDDALAKNLGKVAAVDPTLRVERNSETHQLVLWCMGEAHAEVVLDRLRAQGVHVQTVDVITPLRETFATPAAARGRHVKQSGGHDQFGICDIEVEPLARGAGFEFVNRVVGGAIPGHYIDSVEKGVRAQLQKGVAAGFPVVDIRVTLVGGKTHSVDSSDAAFQAAGALALREAARISRIQLLEPVSTVTISVPDTFVGAVMTDLSTRRGHMTGTTAVDGERTEVSAEIPDAELLRYAIELRALTAGSGWFRRGYLRHEPVPAKVATAAAGV from the coding sequence ATGACGGGTAAAGGCACACAGGATGCGGCGAAGGGCCGCGGCGGCGCGGAGCAACGGCGGGCATCAGCGTCGGGCGCACCGGTCGACCAGCCGGAGAAGATCCGCAACGTGGCCCTGGTCGGCCGCTCCGGCGCCGGCAAGACCCTGCTCGCCGAAGCGCTGCTCGCGGCCACGGGCGCCCTCACCCGGCTGGGCTCGATCGAGGCGGGCAGCACGGTGAGCGACTCCGACCCGTCCGAGATTCACCAGCAACGCTCGGTCACGCTGTCGGTGCTGCCGCTGGCGGTGGCCGAGATCAAGGTGAACCTGCTCGACACCCCGGGCTACGCCGACTTCATCGGCGAGCTGCGGGCCGGGCTGCGGGCGGCGGATGCGGCCCTGTTCGTGGTCTCGGCCGTGGACGGGGTCGACGCCGCGACCACGGCGCTCTGGGCGGAGTGCGACCGGATCGGGATGCCGCGCGCGGTCGTCATCAGCCGGATCGATCATCCGCGGGCCTCGTATGACGCGGTGCTCGCGGCCTGCCAGGACGCCTTCGGTGCGGCGGTGCTGCCCCTGGCGGTGCCGATCCGCCACGGCGGCAGCATCACCGGGCTGCTCAGCCTGCTGACCGGCACGGTGTCCGAGCGCAGCGACGACGTGGCCCAGGAGACCGGCGGGCGGCCGGCGACCGCGGACGAACGCGCCGACGCGGAGCCGGCGCGGGCGACGTTGATCGAGGGGATCATCGCCGAGAGCGAGGACGAGACCCTGTTGGACCGGTACCTCGGCGGCGCCGAGATCGCGCTGGACACCCTCACCGCCGACCTGGAGATCGCCGTGGCCCGCGGGCGGTTCTACCCGGTGCTGGCGACCGCCGCGGAGACCGGGGTGGGCCTGGGCGAACTGCTGGACCTGCTCACCGGCGCGTTCCCCACCCCGCTCGAGCGGGCGCTGCCGGTGGTGACCGACCTCGACGGCCACCCGGTTGGGCCGGTGGCCTGCGACCCCAACGGCCCGCTGGTGGGCGAGGTGGTGCGCACCACCATCGACTCGTTCCTGGGCCGGGTGTGCCTGGTGCGCATCTTCTCCGGCACCCTGCGCGAAGACTCCATCGTGCACATCGGCGGGCACGGGCTCACCGACCGGGGCCACCAGGACCACGACAGCGACGAACGCGTCACCCACCTGCAATCCCCGCTCGGCGCCACCCTCCGGCCGGTGCCGTACTGCGTGGCGGGCGACATCTGCGCGCTCACCCGGCTCACCGACGCCGAGACCGGCGACACCGTCTCCGACCGGGAGAACCCGGTGCTGGTGGAGGCGTGGGAGATGCCCGAACCGCTGATGCCCGTGGCCGTGCAGGGCGAGGCGCACAGCGACGACGACGCGCTGGCCAAGAACCTCGGCAAGGTCGCCGCCGTGGACCCGACCCTGCGAGTGGAACGCAACAGCGAAACCCACCAGCTGGTGCTGTGGTGCATGGGCGAGGCGCACGCCGAAGTGGTGCTCGACCGGCTGCGCGCCCAGGGCGTGCACGTGCAAACCGTCGACGTGATCACGCCGCTGCGAGAGACATTCGCCACGCCGGCCGCCGCCCGGGGCCGGCACGTCAAACAGTCCGGCGGCCACGACCAGTTCGGCATCTGCGACATCGAGGTGGAACCGCTCGCCCGCGGGGCCGGGTTCGAGTTCGTGAACCGGGTCGTCGGCGGCGCGATCCCCGGACACTACATCGACTCGGTGGAGAAGGGCGTGCGGGCGCAGCTGCAGAAGGGTGTGGCGGCGGGATTTCCCGTGGTGGACATCCGGGTGACGCTGGTGGGCGGCAAGACGCACAGTGTCGATTCGTCGGATGCCGCGTTTCAGGCCGCCGGCGCGCTGGCGTTGCGGGAGGCCGCGCGGATCAGTCGCATCCAGCTGCTCGAGCCGGTCTCGACGGTGACCATCAGCGTGCCCGACACCTTCGTGGGCGCGGTGATGACCGACCTGTCCACCCGACGCGGCCACATGACCGGCACGACCGCGGTCGACGGTGAGCGCACCGAGGTGAGCGCCGAGATCCCGGATGCCGAACTGCTGCGATATGCCATCGAGCTCCGGGCGTTGACCGCGGGCAGCGGCTGGTTCCGGCGCGGCTACCTGCGGCACGAGCCGGTGCCGGCCAAGGTGGCGACGGCGGCTGCAGGGGTGTGA
- a CDS encoding DUF1294 domain-containing protein: protein MRYLPVLLFVIGYLVVTALWPIPLWVAGLYLVASIVCFVVYAVDKSAARGDRRRVPEKTLLGLGLIGGWPGAIVAQQTLRHKTQKVSFRRAFWATVVVNLVVFAVFATPVFSVLVDWITRSLS, encoded by the coding sequence ATGCGTTACCTGCCGGTGCTCCTGTTCGTGATCGGCTACCTCGTCGTGACTGCCCTCTGGCCGATCCCGCTCTGGGTCGCCGGGCTCTATCTCGTGGCCAGCATCGTCTGCTTCGTCGTGTACGCGGTCGACAAGTCCGCCGCTCGGGGCGATCGCCGGCGGGTGCCGGAGAAGACTCTGCTCGGGTTGGGCCTCATCGGCGGCTGGCCGGGCGCCATCGTCGCCCAGCAGACTCTGCGGCACAAGACCCAGAAGGTCAGCTTCCGCCGGGCGTTCTGGGCGACCGTGGTCGTGAACCTGGTGGTGTTCGCGGTTTTCGCCACGCCGGTGTTCTCTGTGCTCGTGGACTGGATCACGCGCTCGCTGTCGTAA
- a CDS encoding peptide MFS transporter: MTKIAEPDSDTLQDDHRFFGQPRALASIFGVEMWERFSFYGMQGILLLYLYYSAAEGGLDIPQATAAGIVGAYGGAVYLSTILGAWVADRLAGSERVLYVSAVVIMVGHLALALIPGVAGVIVGLIMIALGSGGLKANATSVVGALYRKDDPRRDAGFSLFYLGINLGAFFGPILTGLLQSTIGFHYGFGLAAVGMAIGLTQYSFGRKHLPESSRQVPAPLPRSQYPRYALIAAAAIVLIVVLVLTGIITATNLVTIVIGVTIVASVSYFIVILSHKSITTVERKRVYAFIPLFIASVAFWSLYQQQFTVVTIYSDVRLDRTLLGWEMPVSWVQSINPVFIIVLSGVFAMLWTKWGAKQPSTPVKFAFGTAIMGLAFLAFLPFAGGAANSTPLLAMVGILLVFTVAELLLSPVGLSVSTKLAPELFKTQMVALFFLSVALGSAISGLLAQWYAVAPEQLYFGVLGGIAIVLGAILALFTRPILRLMSGVR; this comes from the coding sequence ATGACGAAGATCGCGGAGCCTGATTCAGACACCCTCCAGGACGACCACCGATTCTTCGGTCAACCCCGGGCGCTGGCGAGCATCTTCGGCGTGGAGATGTGGGAGCGCTTCTCGTTCTACGGGATGCAGGGCATCCTGCTGCTGTATTTGTACTACTCGGCGGCCGAGGGCGGCCTCGACATTCCGCAGGCCACGGCGGCGGGCATCGTCGGCGCGTACGGCGGCGCGGTCTACCTCTCCACGATCCTGGGCGCCTGGGTCGCCGACCGGCTGGCCGGCTCGGAGCGGGTGCTCTATGTGAGCGCCGTCGTGATCATGGTGGGGCACCTCGCCCTGGCCCTGATCCCCGGCGTCGCCGGCGTGATCGTCGGCCTGATCATGATCGCGCTCGGCAGCGGCGGCCTCAAGGCCAATGCCACCTCCGTGGTCGGGGCGCTGTACCGCAAGGACGATCCCCGGCGCGACGCCGGCTTCTCGCTGTTCTACCTCGGCATCAACCTGGGCGCGTTCTTCGGCCCGATCCTCACCGGGCTGCTGCAGTCCACCATCGGCTTCCACTACGGCTTCGGCCTGGCCGCCGTGGGCATGGCGATCGGTCTGACCCAGTACTCGTTCGGGCGCAAGCACCTGCCCGAGTCGTCGCGCCAGGTGCCCGCGCCGCTGCCGCGCAGCCAGTACCCGCGCTACGCGCTGATCGCCGCCGCGGCCATCGTGCTCATAGTGGTGCTCGTGCTCACGGGGATCATCACCGCCACAAACCTGGTGACCATCGTGATCGGCGTGACGATCGTGGCATCCGTGTCGTACTTCATCGTGATTCTCAGCCACAAGAGCATCACCACAGTTGAACGCAAGCGCGTGTACGCGTTCATCCCGCTGTTCATTGCGAGTGTGGCGTTCTGGTCGCTCTACCAACAGCAGTTCACGGTCGTGACGATCTACTCCGACGTGCGCCTGGACCGAACGCTGCTCGGCTGGGAGATGCCGGTGTCGTGGGTGCAGTCGATCAACCCGGTCTTCATCATCGTGTTGTCGGGCGTGTTCGCCATGCTCTGGACCAAGTGGGGCGCCAAGCAGCCGTCCACCCCGGTGAAGTTCGCGTTCGGCACCGCGATCATGGGCCTCGCCTTCCTGGCGTTCCTGCCGTTCGCCGGGGGAGCGGCCAACTCGACTCCGCTGCTGGCGATGGTGGGCATCCTGCTGGTCTTCACCGTGGCCGAGCTGCTGCTCTCCCCGGTGGGACTGTCGGTCTCCACCAAGCTCGCGCCCGAGCTGTTCAAGACGCAGATGGTCGCGCTGTTCTTCCTGTCGGTGGCCCTGGGCAGCGCGATCTCCGGGCTGTTGGCCCAGTGGTACGCGGTGGCACCCGAGCAGCTGTACTTCGGGGTGCTCGGTGGCATCGCCATCGTGCTCGGCGCCATCCTGGCGCTGTTCACCCGGCCGATCCTGCGGCTGATGAGCGGGGTGCGGTAG
- a CDS encoding peptide MFS transporter, translating into MAKIAEPGPEIAQDDHRFFGQPRALASIFGVEMWERFSFYGMQGILLLYLYYSATEGGLGIPQATAAGIVGAYGGAVYLSTIVGAWVADRLAGSERVLFVSAVIIMCGHIALALIPDVAGVIVGLILIALGSGGLKANATSVVGTLYRREDPRRDAGFSIFYLGINLGAFFGPLLTGLLQSTLGFHYGFGLAAVGMAIGLTQYSFGRKRLPASSRAVPDPLPRRRYLPYGAIAAGGIVLIVVLVLTGVITASNLVTIVIGVTIVASVSYFIVILSNRHISTVERRRVYAFIPLFIASVAFWSLYQQQFTVVTIYSDERLNRNLFGWEMPVPWVQSINPVFIIVLSGVFAALWTRWGASQPSTPVKFAFGTGIMGVAFLLFLPFAGGAPNSTPLLALIGILLVFTIAELLLSPVGLSVSTKLAPELFKTQMVALFFLSVALGTAISGVLAQWYATAPELLYFGVLGGIAIVLGIILGLFTRPILRLMSGVR; encoded by the coding sequence ATGGCGAAGATCGCCGAGCCTGGGCCAGAGATCGCACAGGACGACCACCGATTCTTCGGTCAGCCGCGGGCGCTGGCCAGCATCTTCGGCGTGGAGATGTGGGAGCGGTTCTCCTTCTACGGGATGCAGGGCATCCTGCTGCTCTACCTCTACTACTCGGCGACCGAGGGCGGCCTCGGGATACCGCAGGCCACGGCGGCCGGGATCGTCGGGGCGTACGGCGGGGCGGTGTACCTCTCCACCATCGTGGGCGCCTGGGTCGCCGACCGGCTGGCCGGCTCCGAGCGGGTGCTCTTCGTCAGTGCGGTGATCATCATGTGCGGGCACATCGCCCTGGCCCTGATTCCGGATGTCGCCGGCGTGATCGTGGGCCTCATCCTGATCGCCCTCGGCAGCGGCGGTCTCAAGGCCAACGCCACGTCGGTGGTGGGAACGCTCTACCGCCGGGAGGATCCCCGGCGCGATGCGGGGTTCTCGATCTTCTACCTCGGCATCAACCTGGGCGCGTTCTTCGGCCCCTTGCTCACCGGGCTGCTGCAGTCCACCCTGGGCTTCCACTACGGTTTCGGCCTGGCCGCGGTGGGGATGGCGATCGGCCTCACCCAGTACTCGTTCGGCCGCAAGCGTCTGCCCGCCTCATCCCGCGCGGTGCCCGACCCGCTGCCGCGACGCCGGTACCTGCCCTACGGGGCCATTGCGGCCGGGGGCATCGTGCTGATCGTGGTGCTGGTGCTCACGGGCGTCATCACGGCGTCGAACCTGGTGACCATCGTGATCGGGGTGACGATCGTGGCCTCCGTGTCGTACTTCATCGTGATCCTCAGCAACCGGCACATCTCCACGGTCGAACGCCGCCGGGTGTACGCGTTCATCCCGCTGTTCATCGCGAGTGTGGCGTTCTGGTCGCTCTATCAACAGCAGTTCACGGTCGTGACGATCTACTCCGACGAGCGGCTGAACCGCAACCTGTTCGGCTGGGAGATGCCGGTGCCCTGGGTGCAGTCGATCAACCCAGTCTTCATCATCGTGCTGTCGGGGGTGTTCGCCGCGCTCTGGACCCGCTGGGGCGCGTCGCAGCCGTCCACGCCGGTGAAGTTCGCGTTCGGCACGGGCATCATGGGCGTGGCGTTCCTGTTGTTCCTCCCGTTCGCCGGGGGAGCGCCGAATTCCACCCCGTTGCTCGCGCTGATCGGCATTCTGCTGGTCTTCACGATTGCCGAGCTGCTGCTCTCGCCGGTGGGGCTGTCGGTCTCCACCAAGCTTGCGCCGGAGCTGTTCAAGACGCAGATGGTGGCCCTGTTCTTCCTCTCGGTGGCCCTGGGCACCGCCATTTCGGGTGTGCTGGCCCAGTGGTACGCCACCGCGCCCGAGCTGCTGTACTTCGGGGTGCTCGGCGGCATCGCCATTGTGCTGGGCATCATCCTGGGGCTGTTCACCCGGCCCATCCTGCGGCTGATGAGCGGGGTTCGCTAG
- a CDS encoding type II toxin-antitoxin system PemK/MazF family toxin, with amino-acid sequence MRYAIVLQSDDLTLSTVLVAPTSRSARPQSFRPTITIGGESTQMLIEQTAAVAPERLGTLVGHVSRAELDEINDALRLALELD; translated from the coding sequence GTGCGCTACGCCATCGTTCTGCAGTCCGATGACCTCACGCTCTCGACCGTGTTGGTCGCGCCCACCTCGCGTTCGGCCAGACCCCAGAGCTTTCGCCCGACAATCACAATCGGCGGGGAATCCACCCAGATGCTCATCGAGCAGACGGCAGCGGTCGCGCCGGAGCGTCTCGGCACTCTCGTCGGGCACGTCAGTCGGGCCGAGCTTGATGAGATCAACGACGCGTTGCGATTGGCGCTGGAGCTTGATTAG
- a CDS encoding HepT-like ribonuclease domain-containing protein translates to MTHEFDRTDALLADIRDLVRHANLITARGREVFFDRADRTQQLAAKAIVIDLQTAVERLPEAYRDQHPRVAWTELRAMRNYLAHDYANTDYQIVWNALVTDFPRLLVQLGID, encoded by the coding sequence ATGACTCACGAATTCGACCGGACGGATGCGCTGCTGGCCGACATCCGGGATCTGGTTCGTCACGCGAACCTCATCACGGCTCGCGGGCGAGAAGTGTTCTTCGACCGAGCCGATCGCACCCAGCAGCTCGCGGCGAAAGCCATCGTGATCGACCTGCAGACCGCCGTCGAGCGGTTGCCTGAGGCCTATCGGGACCAGCACCCACGCGTGGCGTGGACGGAGCTGCGGGCTATGCGTAACTACCTCGCCCATGACTACGCGAACACCGATTACCAGATCGTCTGGAATGCGCTCGTCACGGACTTTCCTCGGCTACTGGTGCAACTGGGGATTGACTAG
- a CDS encoding helix-turn-helix domain-containing protein, producing MSIATRILEARARAGLSQSELALRAGVPQPNLSAYEAGRVQPRPETLARILDAAAERPSVVLQRERDRVIELAGSRRAGAVRVFGSVARGTDVVGSDIDLLVTFAPDASILDAAGLVLDLETLLGMHVDVMSDRAEGAIRDRAVAEAVPL from the coding sequence ATGAGCATAGCGACGCGGATTCTCGAAGCGCGCGCACGGGCCGGACTCTCGCAGAGCGAGTTGGCCCTCCGCGCGGGGGTGCCGCAGCCCAATCTCTCTGCGTACGAGGCCGGCCGCGTGCAACCGCGACCCGAGACGCTGGCCCGCATCCTGGACGCCGCCGCTGAGCGGCCGTCGGTGGTGCTGCAGCGCGAGCGGGACCGCGTGATCGAACTGGCCGGCAGCCGCAGGGCCGGCGCCGTGCGGGTCTTCGGCAGCGTCGCCCGGGGCACGGATGTCGTCGGCAGCGACATCGACCTCCTCGTCACCTTCGCCCCGGACGCATCCATCCTCGATGCGGCCGGACTGGTGCTCGATCTCGAGACGCTTCTCGGCATGCACGTCGACGTGATGAGTGACAGGGCCGAGGGCGCCATCCGGGACCGGGCCGTCGCCGAGGCGGTGCCATTGTGA
- a CDS encoding DUF2256 and DUF3253 domain-containing protein, translating into MAHRQRASASSDPAGERSEKTCASCGRRIEWRAKWADNWDAVKYCSDACRAHRVDDTDRQLEDTIGTLLAARAQDATTCPSDAARAIGGDEWRDLMEPARRAARRMVARGELQITQGGSVVDPSTAKGPIRLRRPR; encoded by the coding sequence ATGGCCCACCGTCAACGCGCATCCGCCTCGTCTGACCCTGCCGGCGAACGGTCGGAGAAGACCTGCGCCTCCTGCGGACGGCGCATCGAGTGGCGCGCGAAGTGGGCCGACAACTGGGATGCGGTGAAGTACTGCTCCGACGCGTGCCGCGCCCACCGGGTTGACGACACCGACCGCCAGCTGGAAGACACCATCGGCACGTTGCTGGCGGCCCGAGCGCAGGATGCCACGACCTGTCCGTCCGACGCGGCCCGAGCCATCGGCGGCGACGAGTGGCGCGATCTGATGGAGCCGGCCCGGCGCGCCGCCCGCCGAATGGTGGCCCGCGGGGAGCTGCAGATCACCCAGGGCGGGTCGGTGGTCGATCCGTCGACCGCCAAGGGGCCCATCCGGTTGCGTAGGCCGCGGTAA
- a CDS encoding NADPH:quinone reductase, whose product MKAIVYSQTGDPSVLQLVDRPVAEPGAGEVRVRIVVSGVNPTDWKSRQGAAPGEKLAFDEVVPNQDGAGVVDAVGAGVEHVAVGDGVWLALAAYQRANSGSAQELAVLPAERVFALPANASFDQGASLGVPAITAHRALTVAEDGPRRLHPGALSGKTVLVAGGAGAVGHAAIQLARWAGASVITTVSSPAKAALATAAGAQHVLTYTDHDIVGQIRAIAPDGVDQIVEVAPAQNAELDLAVIRNRGSIAVYANNGGDQMTLDVRRHFSLNVRYQFVLLYTVGMDEIRAAAEDINAALVDGALAVGEEAGLPLHRTDLVHTADAHALVESGVVGKVLIDVAPAQ is encoded by the coding sequence ATGAAAGCCATTGTGTACAGCCAGACCGGTGACCCGTCCGTGCTTCAGCTCGTGGATCGGCCGGTGGCCGAACCGGGCGCCGGCGAGGTGCGGGTGCGCATCGTGGTGAGCGGGGTGAACCCCACCGACTGGAAGTCGCGCCAGGGCGCGGCGCCGGGCGAGAAACTGGCGTTCGACGAAGTGGTGCCCAATCAGGACGGTGCTGGGGTCGTGGATGCGGTCGGCGCCGGGGTGGAGCACGTGGCGGTCGGCGACGGGGTCTGGCTGGCGCTCGCCGCGTACCAGCGCGCGAACAGTGGGTCCGCTCAGGAGTTGGCTGTGCTGCCCGCGGAGCGCGTCTTTGCCTTGCCGGCGAATGCGAGCTTCGACCAGGGCGCGAGCCTCGGGGTGCCGGCGATCACGGCGCACCGCGCGTTGACGGTGGCCGAAGACGGCCCGCGCCGGCTGCATCCGGGTGCGCTTTCGGGCAAGACCGTGCTCGTGGCCGGCGGCGCCGGTGCGGTGGGGCACGCCGCGATCCAGCTGGCCCGGTGGGCCGGAGCATCCGTGATCACGACAGTGAGCTCACCGGCCAAGGCCGCGCTGGCAACCGCCGCGGGCGCGCAGCACGTGCTCACCTACACCGACCACGACATCGTCGGCCAGATTCGGGCCATCGCCCCGGACGGCGTGGACCAGATCGTGGAGGTGGCACCCGCCCAGAACGCGGAGCTGGACCTGGCCGTCATCCGCAACCGCGGGTCGATCGCCGTGTACGCCAACAACGGCGGCGACCAGATGACCCTCGACGTGCGCCGGCACTTCAGCCTCAACGTGCGCTACCAGTTCGTGCTGCTGTACACCGTGGGCATGGACGAGATTCGGGCGGCGGCCGAGGACATCAACGCGGCCCTCGTTGACGGCGCGCTCGCCGTGGGGGAGGAGGCCGGGCTGCCGCTGCACCGCACCGACCTGGTACACACGGCGGATGCCCATGCGCTCGTGGAGAGCGGCGTGGTGGGGAAGGTGCTCATCGACGTGGCGCCTGCGCAGTAG